A portion of the Cryptomeria japonica chromosome 5, Sugi_1.0, whole genome shotgun sequence genome contains these proteins:
- the LOC131876124 gene encoding vegetative cell wall protein gp1-like — translation MGPLPAPQLCLFAVPLTGLQPPCHLPRTADLLAYGPATPALPVAPTAIAPLPGHRLQRRPAPRPPPATLPRSPITSCSSSPPSKLLLTTRAPLGCHRCAAHSPPPPARATRLPFLPLSGGAPWGPCHVVDPAGLYSTAGDFSSGPQAQPGSGHLHHRSPASGLPTACHRPSRLWFSSSRAAYGPRHRRSAPRPPPAVPPRSPTAACNTASLPGRHLQLLPTTGTPPDHWSSTRLPPVRRSLATSAR, via the exons atggggcccctgCCGGCTCCCCAGCTTTGCCTGTTTGCAGTGCCGCTCACCGGTCTTCAACCTCCCTGCCACCTACCACGCACCGCTGACCTTCTCGCCTATGGCCCAGCAACTCCTGCACTGCCTGTGGCCCCCACCGCCATCGCTCCACTCCCCGGGCACCGTCTACAGCGCCGCCCTGCTCCCCGACCGCCGCCTGCAACGCTGCCCCGCTCCCCGATCACTTCCTGTAGCTCCTCCCCACCATCGAAACTCCTCCTGACCACCAGAGCTCCGCTCGGCTGCCACCGGTGCGCCGCTCACTCGCCACCTCCGCCTGCCAGAGCCACCAGACTgccttttttgcctctttcaggggg GGCACCATGGGGCCCCTGCCATGTTGTAGACCCTGCAGGCCTGTACAGTACCGCTGGCGATTTTTCCTCTGGCCCCCAAGCTCAGCCTGGCTCTGGCCATCTACACCACCGCTCGCCAGCCTCTGGCCTCCCTACCGCCTGCCACCGGCCTTCCCGCCTATGGTTCAGCAGCTCTCGCGCGGCCTATGGCCCCCGCCACCGTCGCTCCGCTCCCCGGCCGCCACCTGCAGTGCCGCCCCGCTCCCCGACCGCTGCCTGCAACACCGCCTCACTCCCCGGCCGCCACCTGCAGCTTCTCCCCACCACCGGAACTCCTCCCGACCACTGGAGCTCCACCCGACTGCCACCGGTGCGCCGCTCACTAGCCACCTCTGCCCGCTAG